A genomic segment from Triticum dicoccoides isolate Atlit2015 ecotype Zavitan chromosome 1A, WEW_v2.0, whole genome shotgun sequence encodes:
- the LOC119363962 gene encoding uncharacterized protein LOC119363962 isoform X2 — protein MALATAAALPATAAATSTSFPSLLQHHSPGSRRTVTALAFARRFRSKNPSPFRSGSKAAAPTPTPAHAPAPEDDFGGLEGELWRLRRRAELRFQRLAAEADEAYSDLRSCVRVVGGDRLVLTFRRSSLRFAAFALLWSLALSAAAWASLGLALRAWRQLWGRGWWERPEGGAVVTKRDRSMGGKEVVVAVSSPVLPPVSRVQEPARKVRRKEPQGRVPEWWPEVETELVELGQEAERWAILANRLVRAIIDNRVAGRDYRYDDAVQLRQLCKISGVKVSFDAENARDSFYRATTGFVLDDCSRTAEDMGTTQINGENPRDFLAGLSVNIGLDKFRAATLICASVAARTRACLLQCWALEIQGKRTEALDELVKICRIHRVFPPEENSAEMEMVAGGLKKNLEVAERVHLLSLYRGVCTTGVKTAAEALGLSLPDQ, from the exons ATGGCgttagccaccgccgccgccctgccggCGACAGCAGCGGCCACCTCGACGTCGTTTCCGTCTCTCCTCCAACACCACTCACCCGGCAGCCGCCGAACGGTCACAGCCCTGGCCTTCGCGCGGCGCTTCCGCAGcaaaaaccctagccccttccgctcCGGCAGCaaggccgccgccccgaccccgaccccggcccACGCCCCCGCCCCCGAAGACGACTTCGGCGGCCTCGAGGGAGAGCTCTGGCGCCTCCGCCGCCGCGCGGAGCTGCGATTCCAGCGCCTCGCCGCGGAGGCCGACGAAGCCTACAGCGACCTCCGCTCCTGCGTCCGCGTCGTCGGCGGGGACCGCCTGGTCCTGACCTTCCGCCGCTCGTCGCTGCGCTTCGCCGCATTCGCCCTTCTCTGGTCCCTCGCTCTCTCCGCCGCGGCCTGGGCGTCGCTGGGGCTGGCCTTGCGGGCTTGGCGCCAGCTATGGGGGCGGGGTTGGTGGGAACGACCGGAAGGCGGAGCTGTGGTGACGAAGCGGGACCGGAGCATGGGAgggaaggaggtggtggtggctgtATCGTCTCCTGTGCTGCCTCCGGTCAGCCGCGTCCAGGAGCCCGCAAGGAAGGTCAGGAGGAAGGAACCACAGGGAAGGGTCCCAGAGTGGTGGCCTGAGGTAGAAACCGAGTTGGTGGAACTGGGGCAAGAAGCGGAGAGGTGGGCGATATTGGCCAATAGATTGGTCCGAG CAATCATTGACAATAGGGTTGCGGGGAGGGATTACAGATACGATGATGCAGTTCAA CTAAGGCAGTTATGCAAGATATCAGGAGTAAAGGTCTCATTTGACGCAGAAAATGCACGCGATTCTTTCTATAGGGCAACAACAGGCTTTGTTCTGGACGATTGCAGCAG AACAGCAGAAGACATGGGGACAACACAAATTAATGGAGAGAATCCAAGAGATTTTCTTGCTGGTCTTTCTGTGAATATTGGGTTGGACAAGTTCCGTGCTGCCACACTTATTTGTGCATCAGTTGCTGCTCGCACTCGTGCGTGTCTCTTGCAATGCTGG GCTCTAGAGATTCAGGGAAAACGAACGGAGGCACTAGATGAGCTTGTAAAGATCTGTAGAATTCATCGTGTATTCCCTCCAGAAGAAAATTCT GCAGAAATGGAAATGGTCGCTGGTGGACTTAAAAAGAATTTGGAAGTTGCAGAGAGGGTTCACCTTCTCTCTCTATACAGGGGCGTATGTACTACTGGTGTCAAAACCGCTGCAGAAGCTCTTGGCCTG